In a genomic window of Candidatus Zixiibacteriota bacterium:
- a CDS encoding NCS2 family permease, producing MDFIKSYFKFDELETNYKNEIIGGATTFITMAYIIIVNPKILEAAGIPFGPSMVATILSACLGTLAMGVYARRPFAIAPYMGENAFIAITVVNILGYSWQTALGAVFIGGVIFTLLSILGIRGWLARSIPNSLKISFAVGIGLFLTFIGLNQTGIVTLGVQGAPVHVGDLSTISILLAIIAFLLIGFLSLHRIPGAMLIGIILVSVAAFSLDIAELPDTWISMPPSLEPIFLKLDITGALQWGFFSVILTIVVMDFVDTTGTLLGLAYKSNLLDEKGNLPEIEKPMICDSLATVTGSLLGTTTTGTFLESASGIEAGGRSGFASVITAMLFLSALFFAPLFTAIPPCAYGAALIFVGLLMLTPVTRLPVNDLSELIPAFCVIALMSFTFNLGIGITAGFVAYPLVKILAGKFRDIKPGMWILGAISLLFYIMYPY from the coding sequence ATGGATTTTATAAAATCATACTTCAAATTCGATGAGCTCGAAACCAATTACAAAAATGAAATCATCGGCGGGGCAACGACATTTATTACAATGGCCTATATTATTATCGTTAATCCCAAAATTCTCGAGGCAGCCGGTATCCCTTTTGGCCCCTCAATGGTGGCTACGATCCTCAGCGCATGTCTGGGAACTCTGGCGATGGGCGTCTATGCACGGCGGCCGTTTGCGATCGCTCCCTATATGGGTGAAAACGCCTTTATCGCCATTACCGTCGTAAACATTCTCGGTTATAGTTGGCAGACCGCCCTCGGGGCCGTATTTATTGGCGGCGTTATCTTCACTTTGTTAAGTATCCTTGGAATTAGAGGCTGGTTAGCTCGCTCTATTCCCAATTCATTAAAAATCTCTTTTGCGGTGGGAATTGGGCTTTTCCTCACTTTCATAGGCCTTAACCAAACCGGTATCGTGACTTTGGGCGTTCAGGGCGCACCGGTTCATGTTGGTGATTTATCCACGATATCGATTCTTCTGGCCATTATCGCGTTTCTATTAATCGGCTTTTTATCCCTGCACAGAATACCCGGTGCGATGCTGATAGGCATTATTCTTGTGTCGGTCGCCGCTTTTAGCCTGGATATTGCCGAACTCCCGGATACCTGGATAAGCATGCCCCCCAGCCTTGAACCGATATTCCTGAAACTTGACATTACCGGGGCTTTACAATGGGGATTCTTTTCAGTAATCCTGACTATAGTCGTGATGGATTTCGTTGACACTACCGGAACATTGTTGGGCTTGGCGTATAAATCGAATCTTCTCGATGAGAAAGGAAATCTGCCGGAAATTGAAAAACCGATGATATGCGATTCACTGGCTACCGTTACCGGTTCATTACTGGGAACTACCACGACCGGCACGTTTCTTGAGTCGGCCAGCGGAATCGAAGCCGGAGGCCGTTCGGGATTCGCATCGGTAATCACGGCCATGCTGTTTTTATCGGCATTGTTTTTCGCTCCCCTATTCACCGCAATTCCACCCTGCGCCTATGGAGCGGCTTTAATATTTGTCGGACTCTTAATGCTCACTCCGGTTACGAGACTTCCGGTAAATGATCTTAGCGAACTCATCCCGGCTTTTTGTGTAATTGCGCTCATGAGCTTCACTTTTAACCTTGGAATCGGTATTACGGCTGGATTTGTGGCCTATCCGCTCGTGAAGATTCTCGCCGGGAAATTCCGCGATATCAAACCGGGCATGTGGATTCTCGGCGCGATTTCACTCTTATTTTATATAATGTATCCCTATTGA
- a CDS encoding dockerin type I domain-containing protein translates to MNKNSAASNYMNGLYNLYWTPTIFFDGGHDFVVGTSQSAMQSDINTAGQREVNDIDLSVSLEWLGESNLEIIVSVTNNQFINQTPERPMDITGPDIGITYGTYDIAAQTSDPDGQDLWYKFDWGDGNVSDWTGPVASGQQANGAHAWNMAGSYNYRIKAKDEMDAESYWSPNQQITVYNRGDANSDDGVSVGDVVYIINHVFKGGPPSDPEGRADTNCDNSVNVGDAVFLINHIFRQGDPPHCL, encoded by the coding sequence GTGAACAAGAACAGTGCCGCCAGCAATTACATGAATGGTCTGTATAATCTTTATTGGACACCGACTATTTTCTTTGACGGGGGGCATGATTTTGTTGTCGGGACAAGCCAGTCAGCAATGCAATCTGATATTAACACAGCCGGTCAGCGAGAAGTTAATGACATCGATCTTTCGGTCAGTCTTGAGTGGCTTGGGGAATCGAATCTTGAAATAATTGTCTCCGTTACCAACAACCAGTTCATTAACCAGACACCGGAAAGACCGATGGATATAACCGGACCGGACATCGGAATTACTTACGGAACTTATGATATAGCAGCCCAGACATCCGATCCTGACGGGCAGGATCTTTGGTATAAGTTTGACTGGGGCGACGGCAACGTTTCCGATTGGACGGGGCCGGTAGCATCGGGTCAACAGGCGAACGGGGCTCACGCCTGGAATATGGCCGGGAGTTATAATTATCGTATCAAAGCTAAAGATGAAATGGATGCCGAGAGTTATTGGTCGCCGAATCAACAAATAACCGTTTACAATCGTGGTGACGCCAACAGTGATGACGGCGTGAGCGTTGGAGACGTTGTTTATATAATCAATCATGTCTTCAAAGGCGGTCCTCCCAGCGATCCCGAGGGAAGGGCCGACACGAATTGCGATAATAGTGTTAATGTGGGAGACGCGGTCTTTTTGATAAATCATATATTCAGACAAGGCGACCCGCCTCATTGTTTATAA
- the gatE gene encoding Glu-tRNA(Gln) amidotransferase subunit GatE, with protein MNNNNTNDHYKKPMLSVGYVSRAKATVETYQELGFNSGLEIHQQLMTVKKLFCRCPAGLYQNGDDYDAELIRHMRPTLSELGEYDGTALMEFKTRKNIIYRIKDESACTYDIDDTPPFAIDREALDKAIGIALLLGTNIVGELHITRKQYLDGSIPTGFQRTAIIGIEGEIPLGEKNIRIIQLSLEEDSCREVLDEGHWRTFTTDRLGIPLIETVTAPDMKTPDEVAQAAHYLRYLARSTNNVRTGIGAAREDVNVSVRGGTRVEIKGVAHIKWIPELTHNEAFRQKALLIIKDKLASLKIASDDWKMSFVDLIQNNIVPLKGVLNDIRKKNLQIIGINLPGFKGLLSFFTQPGKKFANELSDRLKVIACIEKPNMIHSEEIPELSGNETVNKAVWDKLASHLGADDKDAQLILWGDSDDIKMAIETIEERCRLAFNGVPNETRKALADGTTIFERVLPGPDRMYPDTDSAPIPIEDEHIERIKKDLPVSVRDRVRQLREWDVPADTYGYLLRRNLVWLIEKIIKDFNLPPRYVGTLFGHTFRGVERKITPSADFNDYAIYGMFKFINSQGLNVEIAEVMLPGLYAHPKMVFDSILNVIGYKMCERDSIVSLIPNLIKKFDSIKRNNSTRAKHDWVMGHLRKMAIGNVALKEIAIAVEKECAK; from the coding sequence ATGAATAATAATAACACCAATGATCACTATAAAAAACCCATGCTGTCGGTTGGATATGTGTCGAGAGCGAAGGCGACGGTAGAAACTTATCAGGAACTGGGATTTAATAGCGGTCTTGAGATACATCAGCAATTGATGACGGTGAAAAAATTATTTTGCCGGTGTCCGGCGGGATTATATCAAAATGGTGATGATTACGACGCCGAACTGATCCGACATATGCGTCCGACCCTGAGTGAATTGGGCGAATACGACGGCACGGCGTTGATGGAATTCAAAACTCGCAAGAATATTATCTATCGTATCAAGGATGAATCGGCTTGTACGTATGATATCGACGATACCCCGCCGTTCGCTATTGACAGGGAAGCCCTGGATAAAGCTATTGGCATCGCTTTACTTCTTGGTACCAATATTGTTGGGGAGTTACATATTACGCGTAAACAATACCTGGACGGATCAATTCCTACCGGATTTCAACGAACGGCAATTATCGGTATCGAAGGCGAGATTCCTCTTGGTGAAAAGAATATTCGTATTATTCAGCTGAGTCTGGAAGAGGATTCGTGCCGCGAGGTATTGGACGAAGGACATTGGCGGACATTCACGACCGATCGATTGGGGATACCGCTTATCGAAACCGTTACGGCGCCGGATATGAAAACACCCGATGAAGTAGCGCAGGCCGCTCATTATTTGCGGTATTTAGCCCGAAGCACCAACAATGTGCGCACCGGTATCGGAGCCGCTCGAGAAGACGTAAACGTCAGCGTGCGCGGCGGTACAAGGGTGGAGATTAAAGGCGTGGCTCATATTAAATGGATACCTGAGCTAACTCATAACGAAGCTTTTCGACAAAAAGCGCTTTTGATAATTAAAGATAAGCTTGCATCCTTAAAAATCGCGTCGGATGACTGGAAAATGTCGTTCGTTGATTTAATCCAAAACAATATCGTACCGTTAAAAGGTGTTTTGAATGACATCAGAAAAAAGAATTTACAGATAATCGGAATCAACCTCCCTGGATTTAAAGGCTTATTGTCGTTTTTCACTCAACCGGGGAAAAAGTTCGCGAATGAATTGAGCGATCGTTTGAAAGTAATCGCCTGCATCGAAAAGCCAAATATGATTCATTCGGAAGAGATTCCGGAATTATCCGGAAATGAAACGGTAAATAAAGCGGTGTGGGATAAATTGGCAAGTCATCTTGGGGCTGATGATAAGGACGCCCAGTTAATCCTTTGGGGTGACTCGGATGATATCAAAATGGCAATCGAGACTATCGAGGAGAGATGCCGTTTGGCTTTTAATGGAGTGCCCAATGAAACGAGAAAGGCATTAGCTGACGGTACGACTATTTTCGAACGAGTTTTGCCCGGTCCGGACAGGATGTACCCCGATACCGATTCTGCTCCGATACCTATAGAAGATGAGCATATTGAGAGAATTAAAAAGGATTTACCGGTTTCGGTTCGAGATAGGGTAAGGCAGTTGCGGGAATGGGATGTACCGGCAGATACATACGGTTATTTATTGCGAAGAAATCTCGTATGGCTGATTGAAAAGATTATTAAAGATTTTAATCTTCCACCCAGATATGTCGGAACCCTGTTCGGTCATACATTTCGGGGCGTTGAACGTAAAATCACACCATCGGCGGATTTTAATGATTACGCCATTTACGGCATGTTTAAGTTTATTAATTCTCAGGGATTAAATGTTGAAATCGCCGAAGTGATGCTCCCGGGATTATATGCTCATCCCAAGATGGTTTTCGATTCTATCTTAAACGTTATTGGTTATAAAATGTGCGAACGGGATTCTATTGTCAGCCTGATTCCGAATCTGATTAAAAAATTCGACTCTATAAAACGCAATAATTCAACGCGGGCGAAGCATGACTGGGTAATGGGGCATTTAAGAAAGATGGCTATAGGAAATGTAGCCCTCAAAGAAATCGCGATTGCGGTAGAAAAGGAGTGCGCGAAATGA
- a CDS encoding SLC13 family permease: protein MNDELKPKGRAPLGAGLPEAPPDIHVVGVARRIDYRRLAFIALGIILFTAIYMSPDWPNAVSPQGEQFVLSREGKAALGLFLLAATWWVFEVIPIGITSIVIGVVQAIFLIRSAKVAFKDFMDPSVWFIIGSVVIGMAFTRSGLTKRMAYKMLLVVGEKTSMIYLGTFVMTAALTLIMAHTAVAAAIYPLLMAIYALYDDSNRPTKFGKGLFMGMAFVAGAGSIITLLGAARGAVAIGFFRDITGYEITFFQLTYYMLPIGALMVFLLWGFFMIFLKPEQKTIPGLRERAVNLNKHLGKITRTEKLTLVIVGLTILTISVRKFIPGLENVDKSAIILTSTALFFLFKILTIDDLEEIPWNIVLLFGGAMSIGFCLWQTGAAEWLAIQWLVILQDLGWFAFVIGIAFFVLIMTNLIMNVAAIAITMPVALTVAPYLGVAPEVVLFASLVAAGMPFLLLVGAAPNAIAYESKQFTSGEFFNYGIPASILLMIVIALFVRFVWPAMGMPVTL from the coding sequence ATGAATGACGAGTTGAAACCAAAAGGAAGAGCGCCCCTGGGCGCAGGCCTGCCCGAAGCGCCGCCAGACATTCACGTCGTCGGTGTTGCTCGCCGAATAGATTACCGGCGCCTTGCTTTTATCGCTCTGGGAATAATTCTCTTTACCGCAATATATATGTCACCCGACTGGCCCAATGCCGTCAGTCCCCAGGGAGAACAATTCGTTTTGTCTCGTGAAGGCAAAGCCGCTTTGGGTTTGTTTTTGCTCGCCGCCACCTGGTGGGTTTTCGAAGTCATACCTATCGGTATTACCAGTATCGTGATCGGGGTTGTTCAGGCAATCTTTTTGATAAGATCCGCCAAAGTCGCCTTTAAAGATTTTATGGACCCGTCGGTTTGGTTTATCATCGGTTCGGTGGTTATAGGGATGGCCTTTACGCGATCCGGCCTGACCAAGAGGATGGCCTACAAAATGCTATTGGTAGTTGGTGAAAAAACGAGCATGATATACCTGGGCACTTTTGTTATGACGGCCGCTCTGACTTTAATCATGGCCCATACTGCCGTCGCCGCCGCCATCTATCCGCTGTTGATGGCTATTTACGCTCTATACGACGATAGTAACCGACCTACCAAATTCGGCAAAGGCCTATTCATGGGCATGGCTTTTGTCGCTGGCGCGGGAAGTATCATCACCCTGTTGGGCGCCGCCCGTGGAGCGGTGGCCATCGGATTTTTTCGCGATATTACCGGCTACGAAATTACCTTTTTCCAGTTAACATATTATATGCTTCCCATCGGCGCTCTCATGGTCTTTCTGCTATGGGGATTTTTTATGATATTCCTGAAACCGGAACAAAAAACTATCCCCGGCCTTCGGGAACGAGCCGTGAATCTAAATAAGCACTTGGGCAAAATTACCCGTACCGAGAAACTAACACTGGTGATCGTGGGACTGACAATTCTTACTATCAGCGTTCGGAAATTTATACCCGGACTTGAAAATGTTGACAAAAGCGCCATTATCCTGACATCCACGGCCCTCTTTTTCCTCTTCAAAATATTAACTATTGATGATCTTGAAGAAATCCCCTGGAATATCGTGCTGCTGTTTGGCGGAGCTATGAGTATCGGTTTTTGTCTGTGGCAAACCGGAGCCGCCGAATGGCTCGCTATTCAATGGCTCGTTATCCTTCAGGACTTGGGATGGTTCGCTTTTGTCATAGGCATAGCGTTCTTTGTATTGATAATGACAAATCTAATCATGAACGTCGCCGCCATCGCTATTACCATGCCGGTCGCCCTGACCGTGGCGCCTTATCTCGGCGTCGCCCCGGAAGTCGTCCTATTCGCTTCCCTGGTAGCGGCCGGAATGCCTTTCTTACTTCTCGTTGGAGCCGCACCTAACGCAATCGCCTATGAAAGCAAGCAATTTACCAGCGGAGAATTTTTCAACTATGGTATCCCGGCCAGCATCTTACTAATGATTGTCATAGCTCTTTTTGTGAGATTCGTGTGGCCGGCAATGGGAATGCCGGTAACGTTATAG
- the gatD gene encoding Glu-tRNA(Gln) amidotransferase subunit GatD, translating to MSDIFKGYKGAALEALKKFNMRVWGEATIETTRGNFSGIILPRAENDDDRHIVLKLATGYNVGISVDTIKTMRETGYKEAHYKIPEKEFPYSEGKPKVKLFGTGGTIASRLDYRTGAVIPAFSPGELYGAVPELADICNLSTEKLFAVFSENMGSRQYIALAKAIGKEIENGIDGIVVGHGTDTMHHTAAALSYMVQNSPVPIVLVGSQRSSDRPSSDAALNLMHAAKTAGESDIAEVVVSMFGPTSDQYGLLHRGTRVRKMHSSYRSTFRTIGDIPIATVDRDKITPIRNDYNRRRKDRNVNVMPVFEERVTMVYYYPNMHPDIIDSLVDNGYKGIVIAGTGLGHVNKPVYPAIERATKAGVAIYMTVQTLWGYVHMFVYDTGRDLMSKGIIPTENMLPEVAYIKLGWAMGQTDDLEEVKKIMLSPICGDITEREPYDGYLIYQGGTPEIRDFLKSNIR from the coding sequence ATGAGTGATATATTCAAAGGATACAAAGGCGCGGCTCTGGAGGCATTGAAAAAATTCAATATGCGAGTTTGGGGAGAGGCTACGATTGAGACTACTCGGGGAAATTTTTCGGGAATAATATTGCCCCGGGCGGAAAATGATGATGATCGGCATATCGTTTTGAAACTGGCGACCGGATATAATGTCGGGATTTCGGTAGATACAATAAAAACCATGCGGGAGACGGGATACAAGGAAGCTCATTATAAAATTCCGGAAAAGGAATTTCCGTATAGCGAAGGCAAGCCAAAAGTAAAGCTTTTCGGAACCGGCGGGACGATTGCGTCGAGGCTTGATTATCGGACCGGGGCGGTGATTCCGGCCTTTTCTCCGGGCGAATTGTACGGAGCCGTTCCGGAGCTGGCTGATATTTGTAATTTGAGCACCGAGAAGTTATTTGCCGTATTCAGCGAAAATATGGGATCCAGGCAGTATATCGCTCTGGCCAAAGCCATCGGTAAAGAGATTGAAAACGGCATTGACGGAATTGTTGTCGGTCACGGCACCGATACCATGCATCATACTGCGGCGGCCCTGTCATATATGGTACAAAATTCACCGGTCCCGATTGTTTTGGTGGGTTCTCAACGCTCATCCGACCGGCCGTCTTCGGATGCCGCTTTGAATTTAATGCACGCCGCCAAAACCGCCGGAGAATCGGATATTGCCGAGGTGGTCGTTAGTATGTTCGGACCAACTTCGGATCAATACGGACTATTGCATCGAGGAACGCGCGTTCGGAAAATGCATTCATCTTATCGTTCTACATTCAGAACGATTGGCGATATTCCTATCGCAACAGTCGATCGCGATAAAATAACACCTATTCGCAATGATTATAATCGCAGAAGAAAAGACAGAAATGTTAACGTCATGCCGGTTTTTGAAGAGCGCGTAACGATGGTTTATTATTATCCCAACATGCATCCCGATATAATTGATTCCCTGGTGGATAACGGTTATAAGGGGATCGTTATTGCCGGGACCGGATTAGGGCATGTCAATAAGCCGGTTTATCCGGCAATTGAGCGGGCTACCAAAGCCGGCGTCGCGATTTATATGACAGTGCAGACGCTGTGGGGTTATGTCCATATGTTCGTTTATGACACCGGACGCGACCTGATGAGTAAGGGAATAATTCCTACCGAAAATATGCTTCCTGAAGTAGCGTATATCAAACTTGGCTGGGCCATGGGGCAAACCGATGATCTGGAAGAAGTTAAAAAAATCATGTTATCGCCTATTTGCGGAGATATCACCGAGCGGGAACCTTATGACGGTTATTTAATATACCAGGGTGGTACCCCGGAAATACGAGATTTTTTGAAGTCGAATATTCGTTAG